In Flavobacteriaceae bacterium, the following proteins share a genomic window:
- a CDS encoding ATP-binding protein, with translation MKQLITLTAILLISLSGVSQTSEQDSLALQLSFQAQDTTKVNTSILLIESFYNSGDYRKAQSYIDETEKLSSDLKYKKGDADIMYFKALIYAQKDDYYNALDYYDKSLNLYKQLRDSLSIAKVNNNLSLIEIKRGNFSKGLKYSLSAIGIFERKNLKNELSLAYNNLAEAYYNTNRIEDAITFNLKALEVREQILDTEGIKNSTNNIASLYSIQKEHRKAIEYYNKVLDLVSDSREDREMRGDVLSNLGDEYLSFNDFVNAEKFLVQGLRLNRTTKNKKGILKSLNGVARINIRKEKVILAQGQIDEAFAIAREINDDDELLKNYKLRIDIDLLKKNYRRVIRWQTEYYDLREKIRIENTPVPIINIEEPDPTETNFGEEEPSTTLSNNSEAKTTSFFKNPTYLLYGLIGALALLVISIIIAIAKVKNKDSHAKKLEVENNKLKEESDSTVKQISNLEETNFVKDRLFSIVSHDLKDSITSIKAFLDLLKEDSISKKEFDELIPELSNNADNASALLLNLLNWSKSQMQNLDPKPELFNIQDVFNEKISLIKKKAEKKKLVLINESYKDFIFADRSMIEIVVQNLLANAVKFSSVGDVITVSNRQRNGHALISIEDTGVGISKENQEKLFKNQGFTTQGTDHEKGTGLGLSICKQLIELNKGSIWVESEPNLGSRFYVELPKSETMHEYYKNIEVNSPVFVKAPQS, from the coding sequence ATGAAACAGTTAATTACTTTAACTGCTATTTTATTGATCTCTCTCTCTGGAGTCTCTCAGACATCCGAGCAAGATAGTCTCGCACTACAATTATCTTTTCAAGCACAAGACACAACTAAAGTAAATACTTCAATACTACTTATTGAATCCTTTTATAATTCTGGTGATTATAGAAAAGCACAATCATACATTGATGAAACAGAAAAATTATCGTCAGATCTAAAGTATAAAAAAGGAGATGCAGATATAATGTATTTTAAAGCACTTATCTATGCTCAAAAAGATGATTACTATAATGCTTTAGATTATTACGACAAGTCATTAAACTTATATAAGCAACTAAGAGATTCTTTAAGTATTGCTAAGGTAAATAACAATTTAAGTCTTATAGAAATTAAAAGAGGTAATTTTTCAAAAGGATTAAAGTATTCGTTGTCTGCCATAGGTATTTTTGAACGTAAAAATCTAAAAAACGAACTTAGTTTAGCTTATAATAATCTAGCTGAAGCTTATTATAATACCAATCGAATAGAGGATGCTATAACATTTAACCTTAAAGCCCTTGAAGTTAGAGAACAAATATTAGATACTGAAGGAATAAAGAATTCTACCAATAATATTGCTTCACTCTATTCTATTCAAAAAGAACATCGTAAAGCGATTGAATATTATAACAAAGTATTAGATCTCGTTAGTGATTCTAGAGAAGATAGAGAAATGAGAGGTGATGTGTTATCTAATTTAGGAGATGAGTATTTGAGTTTTAATGATTTTGTAAATGCAGAAAAATTTCTAGTTCAAGGTTTAAGATTAAACAGAACTACAAAAAACAAAAAAGGAATTTTAAAATCTTTAAATGGAGTTGCAAGAATTAATATAAGAAAGGAGAAAGTAATATTAGCACAAGGTCAAATAGATGAAGCTTTTGCAATAGCTAGAGAAATTAATGATGACGATGAGTTACTTAAAAATTATAAACTCAGAATAGATATTGATTTATTGAAAAAAAATTATAGAAGAGTTATCAGGTGGCAAACAGAATATTATGACTTAAGAGAAAAAATTAGAATAGAAAACACGCCAGTTCCTATTATTAATATTGAAGAACCTGACCCTACAGAAACTAATTTTGGAGAAGAAGAACCTTCAACAACACTTTCCAATAATTCTGAAGCTAAAACGACATCTTTTTTTAAAAACCCTACTTATTTATTATACGGTTTAATTGGAGCGCTAGCGCTTTTGGTAATTTCTATAATTATTGCAATAGCTAAAGTTAAAAACAAAGATTCACATGCAAAAAAATTAGAAGTTGAAAACAATAAACTTAAGGAAGAAAGTGACTCTACTGTAAAACAAATCTCTAATCTTGAGGAAACAAATTTTGTTAAAGATAGGTTGTTTTCTATTGTTTCTCATGATCTAAAAGATTCTATAACTTCCATAAAAGCATTTTTAGATCTATTAAAAGAAGATAGTATTTCTAAAAAAGAATTTGATGAGCTCATTCCCGAACTTAGCAATAATGCAGATAATGCTTCTGCTCTCCTTTTAAACTTATTAAATTGGTCTAAATCGCAAATGCAAAATTTAGATCCTAAACCTGAGTTATTCAATATTCAGGATGTATTTAACGAAAAAATTAGTTTAATTAAGAAAAAAGCTGAAAAAAAGAAGCTCGTATTAATTAACGAATCCTATAAAGATTTCATTTTTGCTGATCGAAGTATGATTGAAATTGTTGTACAGAATTTATTAGCTAATGCTGTTAAATTTTCTAGTGTTGGGGATGTTATAACAGTATCTAACAGACAACGAAACGGTCACGCTTTAATTTCTATTGAAGATACTGGCGTAGGTATTTCTAAAGAAAATCAAGAAAAATTATTTAAAAATCAAGGATTTACTACACAAGGTACTGACCATGAAAAAGGTACTGGCTTAGGATTATCTATTTGTAAGCAGTTAATAGAGTTAAATAAAGGAAGTATTTGGGTAGAAAGCGAACCTAATTTAGGAAGTCGTTTTTATGTAGAACTTCCTAAAAGTGAAACTATGCATGAGTATTATAAAAATATAGAAGTTAATTCTCCAGTTTTTGTAAAAGCACCTCAATCATAA
- a CDS encoding amidinotransferase produces MQQITDTILMIRPNNIRANEQTVSSNYYQKKVIVNDALQVRAKFEFDTYVNKLKDAGVNVIVYESDDDLDTPDAHFPNNWISLHSNGNVALYPMYAKNRRLERREDVLDFIEQNGFIIENVIDYSSAEDESVFLEGTGSIVLDRDNHKAYCAISPRSDESLFIEFCEDFEYTPIVFIANQTVNEERKAIYHTNVMMCIAETFAIICLECIDDKKERKNVIKHLKTSGKQIIEISEDQVAQFAGNMLQVKGSNNKRYLVMSQSACNSLTNNQINAIKSNCDIISSEISTIEACGGGSIRCLMIEVLLQKLEN; encoded by the coding sequence ATGCAACAGATTACAGATACCATTTTAATGATTCGCCCTAATAATATTAGAGCCAATGAGCAAACAGTTTCTAGTAATTATTATCAAAAAAAAGTTATAGTAAATGATGCTTTGCAAGTTCGTGCAAAATTTGAATTTGATACTTATGTAAATAAACTCAAAGATGCTGGTGTAAATGTTATCGTCTATGAAAGTGATGATGACTTAGATACGCCCGATGCTCATTTTCCTAATAATTGGATATCACTACACAGTAATGGAAATGTAGCTTTATATCCTATGTATGCAAAAAATAGACGTTTAGAGCGCCGTGAAGATGTACTCGATTTTATTGAACAAAATGGCTTTATAATCGAAAATGTAATTGATTATTCGAGCGCTGAAGATGAAAGCGTATTTTTAGAAGGAACTGGTAGTATAGTACTGGATAGAGATAATCATAAGGCGTATTGTGCAATATCACCTCGTTCTGACGAAAGCTTATTTATTGAATTTTGTGAAGATTTTGAGTATACACCTATTGTATTTATTGCCAATCAAACTGTTAATGAAGAACGAAAAGCAATTTATCATACCAATGTGATGATGTGTATAGCTGAAACTTTTGCAATAATTTGCTTAGAGTGCATAGATGATAAAAAAGAACGAAAAAATGTTATAAAACACCTTAAAACTAGTGGAAAACAAATTATAGAGATTTCTGAAGATCAAGTAGCACAGTTTGCTGGTAATATGTTACAAGTTAAAGGGAGTAATAATAAACGTTATTTAGTGATGAGTCAATCTGCTTGTAATTCGCTAACAAATAATCAAATTAATGCAATTAAATCGAATTGTGATATTATATCTAGTGAAATTAGTACTATTGAAGCTTGTGGTGGTGGAAGTATAAGATGCCTTATGATTGAGGTGCTTTTACAAAAACTGGAGAATTAA
- a CDS encoding DNA-binding response regulator produces MKIKCIIIDDEPTSQNVLKKFISDIDFLELVSVCDNAIEALQVLKNNTTITLLFLDINMPKISGLTFYKSLQNSPNVIFTTAYPQYAVDGFELNAIDYLLKPFSFERFFTAVNKVLHKQTTVNTRFKAQESIIIKSNKVLHKITPSSIIYLEAFGDYVKVHLENKFILTNSTFSNLLKSLEKYKFVRTHKSFAINLEKLNTVNGNQITINEQTIPIGQKYKSEFLKLLNSN; encoded by the coding sequence TTGAAAATTAAATGTATAATAATAGATGATGAGCCTACTTCTCAGAATGTACTTAAAAAATTTATTTCTGACATAGATTTTTTAGAACTAGTTTCTGTGTGCGATAATGCTATAGAAGCTTTACAGGTTTTAAAAAATAATACAACGATAACTCTTTTGTTTTTAGACATTAATATGCCTAAAATTTCTGGACTTACCTTTTACAAGTCATTACAAAATTCGCCAAATGTTATTTTCACAACAGCTTATCCACAATATGCTGTTGATGGTTTCGAATTAAACGCTATTGATTATTTACTCAAGCCTTTTTCGTTTGAACGTTTTTTTACAGCTGTCAATAAAGTTCTTCATAAACAAACAACAGTTAATACAAGATTTAAAGCACAAGAATCAATTATAATCAAATCTAATAAAGTACTACATAAAATTACTCCATCTTCAATTATATATCTCGAAGCTTTTGGAGATTATGTAAAAGTTCATTTAGAAAATAAATTTATACTTACCAATAGTACTTTTAGTAATCTATTAAAATCTTTAGAGAAATATAAATTTGTTCGTACTCACAAATCATTTGCCATAAATTTAGAAAAATTAAACACTGTAAATGGCAATCAAATTACAATTAACGAGCAAACCATTCCTATTGGTCAGAAGTATAAATCAGAATTTTTAAAACTACTAAATAGTAATTAA
- the holA gene encoding DNA polymerase III subunit delta, with protein sequence MDDVKQLVADIKNGHIKPIYFLMGEEPYYIDKISSYIESNVLTEEEKGFNQIVLYGRDVTVDDIISNAKRYPMMAERQVVVVKEAQDLSRSIEKLSNYAENLQFSTVLVINYKYKKIDKRKALYKTLKKIGVVYESKKLYENQVADWIRRVLSPSGYTITPKAAQMLVEFLGTDLSKISNELDKLKLIISKDTQITPELIEENIGISKDYNNFELRKAIGEKNVLKAHRIANYFAENPKDNPMVVTVSLLFSFFSQLLHFHGLKDKSPRAVASALKVNPYFVNDYITAAKYYPMKKVSQVIGILRDFDVKSKGVGANAVSQGDLLKELLFRILN encoded by the coding sequence TTGGACGACGTTAAACAGCTTGTTGCAGATATTAAGAATGGACATATAAAACCTATTTATTTTTTAATGGGAGAAGAACCTTATTATATCGATAAGATCTCTAGTTATATTGAAAGTAATGTGTTGACTGAAGAAGAAAAAGGGTTTAATCAAATAGTACTATATGGGCGTGATGTTACTGTAGATGATATTATCTCAAATGCTAAGCGCTACCCTATGATGGCAGAGCGACAAGTAGTAGTAGTTAAAGAAGCTCAAGATTTATCAAGATCGATAGAAAAACTCTCTAATTATGCCGAAAACCTTCAATTTTCAACAGTTTTAGTTATTAATTATAAATATAAAAAAATTGATAAACGTAAAGCGCTTTATAAAACACTTAAAAAAATAGGCGTTGTTTATGAAAGTAAAAAGCTTTACGAAAATCAGGTTGCAGATTGGATTCGTCGTGTATTATCTCCATCAGGATATACAATAACTCCAAAAGCAGCTCAAATGCTTGTAGAGTTTTTAGGAACCGATTTAAGTAAGATTAGTAATGAGTTAGATAAACTAAAATTAATTATTTCAAAAGATACTCAAATCACACCTGAGCTTATTGAAGAGAATATTGGAATTTCTAAAGATTATAATAATTTTGAATTACGTAAAGCTATTGGAGAAAAAAATGTATTAAAAGCACATCGTATTGCAAATTATTTTGCTGAGAACCCTAAAGATAACCCAATGGTAGTGACTGTTTCTTTGCTATTTAGTTTCTTTTCACAGCTATTGCATTTTCATGGATTAAAAGATAAATCTCCAAGAGCCGTAGCTTCTGCATTAAAAGTTAATCCTTACTTTGTAAATGATTATATAACTGCTGCGAAATACTATCCTATGAAAAAAGTGAGTCAAGTTATTGGTATTTTAAGAGATTTTGATGTTAAAAGCAAAGGAGTAGGTGCTAATGCAGTTTCACAAGGTGATTTATTAAAAGAACTTCTATTTAGAATATTAAATTAA
- a CDS encoding restriction endonuclease subunit R, whose product MQDLNFSKFSFRLKNRENKTFIFDEIRKKFMVLQPEEWVRQHCIKHLILEKSCPKSLINVEKELIINNLKKRYDIVVYNPDGSIYLIVECKSPKINITQHTFDQIARYNLSLNAKYLMITNGINHYYCKMDLNKERYEFLKEIPRYSL is encoded by the coding sequence ATGCAAGATCTTAACTTTTCAAAGTTTTCATTTCGACTCAAAAATAGGGAAAATAAAACGTTTATTTTTGATGAGATTCGTAAAAAATTCATGGTTTTACAGCCTGAAGAATGGGTTCGACAGCATTGTATAAAACATTTGATTTTGGAGAAGTCTTGTCCAAAATCTTTAATAAATGTTGAAAAAGAACTCATTATTAATAATTTAAAAAAACGTTATGATATAGTGGTATACAACCCTGATGGAAGTATTTATCTTATAGTAGAATGTAAATCCCCTAAAATAAATATTACTCAACACACTTTTGATCAAATTGCTAGATACAACCTTTCACTAAATGCCAAATATTTAATGATTACCAATGGAATTAATCATTATTATTGTAAAATGGATTTAAACAAAGAGCGTTACGAGTTTTTAAAAGAAATTCCACGGTATAGCTTATGA
- a CDS encoding glycosyltransferase family 2 protein, with translation MKLAVVILNWNGKQLLEQFLPSVVKHSQEADIYVADNASTDDSIAFLSKVFPVIQIIQNAENGGYAKGYNDALKHIEADVFCLLNSDVEVTKNWLAPIINTFKSEVSTAIIQPKILDYKKKDHFEYAGAAGGFIDKYGYPYCRGRIFDTVEKDNGQYDDSVDILWASGACLFIRKRVFNQLNGFDESFFAHMEEIDLCWQAKNLEYDIKYVATSTVYHLGGATLNASNPKKTYLNFRNNLFILIKNAKRNLFLLIFTRLLLDGLAGLKFLTQLKLNHIIAILKAHFSFYKYLPQLLKKRKELKQSSNYYKKTSIIWLYFVKNKKTYKSL, from the coding sequence ATGAAACTTGCAGTAGTTATATTAAATTGGAATGGGAAGCAATTGTTAGAACAATTTTTACCTTCTGTTGTAAAACATTCTCAAGAAGCAGATATTTATGTTGCAGATAATGCATCAACTGATGATTCTATTGCTTTTCTTTCAAAAGTATTTCCAGTAATTCAAATTATTCAAAATGCAGAAAATGGAGGATATGCAAAAGGTTATAATGATGCTTTAAAACATATTGAAGCAGATGTGTTTTGTTTATTAAATAGCGATGTAGAAGTTACCAAAAATTGGCTTGCACCAATTATAAACACTTTTAAATCAGAAGTCAGCACAGCGATTATTCAACCTAAAATTCTTGATTACAAAAAAAAAGATCATTTTGAATATGCTGGTGCAGCTGGCGGGTTTATCGATAAATATGGATATCCCTATTGCAGAGGACGTATTTTTGATACCGTTGAAAAAGATAATGGCCAATATGATGATTCTGTAGATATTCTTTGGGCTTCTGGAGCTTGTTTATTTATAAGAAAAAGAGTTTTTAATCAACTTAATGGCTTTGACGAATCATTTTTTGCGCATATGGAAGAAATAGATTTATGTTGGCAAGCAAAAAATTTAGAGTATGATATAAAATATGTGGCAACCTCAACTGTATATCATCTTGGAGGAGCTACTTTAAATGCTTCAAATCCAAAAAAAACATATTTAAATTTTAGAAACAATCTTTTTATTTTAATTAAAAATGCAAAAAGAAATCTCTTTCTATTAATATTTACCAGATTGTTATTAGATGGCTTAGCTGGATTAAAATTTTTAACTCAATTAAAATTAAATCATATCATAGCAATATTAAAAGCTCACTTTTCATTTTATAAGTATTTGCCTCAACTATTAAAAAAGAGAAAAGAATTAAAACAAAGTTCCAATTATTATAAAAAAACATCGATTATTTGGCTGTATTTCGTAAAAAATAAGAAGACTTATAAAAGTTTATAA
- a CDS encoding threonylcarbamoyl-AMP synthase, with amino-acid sequence MAEFIKIYEENPNEKEIDKIVNVLKSGGLIIYPTDTVYGLGCDITNTKALERIAKIKNIKLEKAKLSFICHDLSNLSDYVKQINTSTFKILKRALPGPYTFILPGAKTLPSAFKKKKTVGIRIPNNNIALEIVKRLGNPIISTSIRDEDEILEYTTDPELILEKWDNLVDLVVDGGYGDNQASTVIDLSKDTPEIIREGKGSLEIF; translated from the coding sequence ATGGCTGAGTTTATAAAAATATATGAGGAAAATCCTAACGAAAAAGAGATTGACAAAATTGTTAATGTTCTCAAAAGTGGAGGACTCATTATTTATCCTACAGATACAGTTTATGGACTAGGTTGTGATATTACAAATACCAAAGCTTTAGAGCGTATTGCAAAAATTAAAAACATAAAATTAGAGAAAGCAAAACTATCATTTATTTGTCATGATTTAAGTAATTTAAGTGATTATGTAAAACAAATAAATACGTCTACTTTTAAAATATTAAAAAGAGCACTTCCAGGGCCTTATACTTTTATTTTACCTGGAGCAAAGACTTTACCTTCTGCATTTAAAAAGAAAAAAACAGTTGGGATACGCATCCCTAACAACAATATTGCACTAGAGATTGTAAAACGATTAGGGAACCCAATTATATCTACTTCTATTCGTGATGAAGATGAAATTTTAGAATATACAACTGATCCAGAATTAATATTAGAAAAATGGGATAACCTTGTTGATTTGGTAGTTGATGGTGGTTATGGAGATAATCAAGCCTCAACAGTAATAGATTTATCAAAAGATACTCCAGAAATAATAAGAGAAGGTAAAGGGAGTTTGGAGATTTTTTAA
- a CDS encoding ATP-dependent DNA helicase — protein sequence MEKYLSQLNEAQLAPTLQKDGPMIVIAGAGSGKTRVLTYRIAYLMHQGVDPFNILSLTFTNKAAREMKERIAVIVGQSEAKNLWMGTFHSVFAKILRIEADKLGFPSNFTIYDSQDSQRLISSIIKEMNLDKEIYKYKQIHSRISSYKNNLITVKAYRQNPELIEADTMARRPKLGDIYQEYVNRCFKAGAMDFDDLLLKTNELLTRFPDVLMKYQNRFRYILVDEYQDTNHSQYLIVRALSDKFQNICVVGDDAQSIYAFRGANINNILNFQRDYDDVKVFRLEQNYRSTKNIVNAANSIIDKNETKLDKVVWTANDEGNKVKVNRLLTDGDEGRYVASSIFENKMENQLPNSDFAVLYRTNAQSRAIEEALRKREIPYRIYGGLSFYQRKEIKDVLSYLRLVINPADEEALKRIINFPARGIGQTTIDKLIVAANGYNRSIFEVMKHIDKTDVKINSGTKTKLQDFVTMIESFQVMNEGTNAFELSEHVVKTSGLIREFNKDGTPEGVTRMENIQELLNGMKDFVEGQRELADATGSLAEFMEDVALDTDLDSDKGDENHVALMTIHLAKGLEFPYVYIVGLEEDLFPSAMSMNTRSELEEERRLFYVALTRAEKQAYLTYTLSRYRWGKLIDAEPSRFIEEIDDKYLEILTPIEERRFNPMLSADIFGDDIPQNKIRFKPAKQPTFKKKGAIKASSNAPKINVGKNLKPVAKANGKSNLFDNKLVVGNFVEHMRFGKGEVIKIEGMGADIKAEINFEKGGVKKLLLRFAKLDVIG from the coding sequence TTGGAGAAGTATTTAAGTCAGTTAAATGAGGCGCAGTTGGCGCCAACATTACAGAAAGATGGACCTATGATCGTGATTGCAGGTGCAGGCTCTGGAAAGACACGTGTTTTGACTTATAGAATTGCATATTTAATGCATCAGGGTGTAGATCCGTTTAATATCTTATCATTAACCTTTACCAATAAAGCAGCTCGAGAAATGAAGGAGAGAATTGCTGTTATTGTAGGACAAAGTGAAGCTAAGAATTTATGGATGGGGACATTTCATTCTGTATTTGCTAAGATTTTACGTATTGAAGCAGATAAATTAGGATTCCCTAGCAATTTTACGATTTATGATTCACAGGATTCACAACGTTTAATCTCTTCAATTATTAAAGAGATGAATCTGGATAAAGAGATTTATAAATACAAACAGATACACTCCAGGATTTCTTCTTATAAAAATAACTTGATTACGGTTAAAGCCTATCGTCAAAATCCAGAATTGATTGAAGCCGATACAATGGCAAGGCGCCCAAAATTAGGAGATATTTATCAAGAATATGTTAATCGTTGCTTTAAAGCTGGAGCAATGGATTTTGATGATTTATTATTAAAAACAAATGAATTATTAACACGCTTCCCGGATGTGTTAATGAAATATCAGAATCGATTTAGATATATTTTGGTTGATGAGTATCAAGATACCAATCATTCACAATATTTAATTGTGAGAGCTTTATCGGATAAATTTCAAAACATTTGTGTAGTTGGTGATGATGCACAAAGTATTTATGCATTTCGTGGAGCAAATATTAATAATATTCTCAATTTTCAACGTGATTATGACGATGTAAAAGTATTTAGATTGGAGCAGAATTACCGCTCTACAAAAAATATTGTTAATGCTGCAAATTCTATTATTGATAAAAATGAAACTAAGTTAGATAAAGTAGTTTGGACGGCTAATGATGAAGGGAATAAAGTAAAGGTAAATCGCTTGCTAACCGACGGGGATGAAGGGCGTTATGTGGCAAGTTCCATTTTTGAAAACAAAATGGAAAATCAACTACCCAATAGTGACTTTGCTGTATTATATCGTACCAATGCACAATCTCGTGCTATAGAAGAAGCTTTACGTAAACGAGAAATACCATATCGTATTTATGGTGGGCTATCATTTTACCAGCGCAAAGAAATTAAAGACGTACTGTCTTATTTACGTTTAGTTATCAACCCAGCTGATGAAGAGGCGTTAAAACGTATTATTAATTTTCCTGCCAGAGGAATCGGTCAAACTACTATAGATAAATTAATTGTTGCTGCCAATGGATATAATCGCTCCATTTTTGAAGTGATGAAGCACATTGATAAAACAGATGTTAAAATTAATTCTGGTACAAAAACTAAACTGCAAGATTTTGTAACAATGATTGAAAGTTTTCAGGTAATGAATGAAGGTACTAATGCATTTGAATTATCTGAACATGTAGTAAAAACAAGTGGGCTCATAAGAGAGTTTAATAAAGACGGTACTCCAGAAGGAGTTACTAGAATGGAGAACATCCAAGAACTTCTAAACGGAATGAAGGATTTTGTAGAAGGGCAAAGAGAGCTTGCAGATGCAACAGGGTCTTTAGCTGAATTTATGGAAGATGTAGCTTTAGATACTGATTTGGATAGTGACAAAGGAGACGAAAATCACGTAGCATTAATGACTATACATTTGGCAAAAGGATTAGAGTTTCCGTATGTGTATATTGTTGGTTTAGAAGAAGATTTGTTTCCTAGTGCAATGAGTATGAATACTCGAAGTGAATTAGAAGAGGAACGTCGTTTATTTTATGTAGCATTAACAAGAGCAGAAAAGCAAGCCTACTTAACTTATACTTTATCACGTTACCGTTGGGGAAAGTTAATAGATGCTGAACCGAGTCGATTTATTGAAGAAATAGATGATAAATATTTAGAGATATTAACTCCTATTGAAGAACGTCGTTTTAACCCAATGCTAAGTGCAGATATTTTTGGAGATGATATTCCTCAAAATAAAATCCGTTTTAAACCAGCAAAACAGCCTACATTTAAAAAGAAAGGAGCTATCAAAGCAAGTTCAAATGCTCCAAAAATTAATGTAGGGAAAAATTTAAAACCTGTAGCTAAGGCTAATGGAAAATCAAATTTGTTTGATAATAAACTTGTAGTTGGTAATTTTGTTGAGCATATGCGCTTTGGTAAAGGAGAGGTAATAAAAATTGAAGGTATGGGTGCAGATATTAAAGCAGAGATTAATTTTGAAAAAGGAGGCGTAAAGAAGTTATTATTGCGGTTTGCAAAGCTTGATGTCATAGGATAA
- a CDS encoding amidohydrolase, protein MKQLLLTIAMVAFTFGYAQHGLDKDIQNIESKVIEWRRDFHKNPELSNREFKTAEKIATHLKSLGLEVQTGIAHTGVVGILKGKKSGKVLALRADIDALPVTERTDVPFKSLVTANFDGVNTGVMHACGHDTHIAILMGVAEIMANNKDKIKGTIKFIFQPAEEGAPTGEEGGAKLMVKEGVLKNPDVDAIFGLHISAGNDVGTISYKPAGIMAAVNSFEINVKGKQSHGSTPWTSVDPIMASVKIIDGLQTIISRESPLTTEAAVLSIGKITSGVRSNIIPESAQIIGTLRTLDYDMQSQIHKRMKEMIPAIAKAYRAEAVVDIDEGYPITYNDPALTAQVVSSFEKAAGKENVILMKAITGAEDFSFFQKEVPGVYFFLGGKPVSTPRSEAAPHHTPDFYIDESGMLLGVKTFVQMSFDYLNNN, encoded by the coding sequence ATGAAGCAACTACTTTTAACCATTGCAATGGTAGCATTTACATTTGGGTATGCACAACATGGTCTTGATAAAGACATTCAAAATATAGAATCTAAAGTAATCGAATGGCGTCGTGATTTTCATAAAAACCCAGAATTATCTAATAGAGAATTTAAAACAGCCGAGAAAATTGCAACACATTTAAAGTCTCTTGGGTTAGAAGTACAAACTGGAATAGCTCATACTGGAGTTGTAGGGATTTTAAAAGGAAAGAAATCAGGTAAAGTATTAGCATTAAGAGCAGACATTGATGCTTTACCAGTTACTGAACGTACAGATGTGCCCTTTAAATCTTTAGTAACAGCAAATTTTGATGGCGTTAATACTGGAGTAATGCATGCTTGTGGCCACGATACACATATAGCTATTTTGATGGGTGTTGCAGAAATTATGGCAAACAATAAAGATAAAATTAAAGGAACTATTAAGTTTATTTTTCAACCAGCAGAAGAAGGTGCTCCAACTGGCGAAGAAGGTGGTGCTAAATTAATGGTAAAAGAAGGTGTATTAAAAAATCCAGATGTAGATGCAATTTTTGGGTTACATATAAGTGCAGGAAATGATGTTGGTACAATTTCATACAAACCAGCAGGTATTATGGCTGCTGTAAACAGTTTTGAAATTAATGTAAAAGGGAAACAAAGCCATGGTTCTACACCTTGGACTAGTGTAGACCCTATTATGGCCTCTGTGAAAATAATAGATGGGTTACAAACTATTATTAGCAGAGAATCCCCTTTAACTACAGAAGCTGCTGTATTATCTATCGGAAAAATAACAAGTGGTGTTAGAAGTAATATTATTCCTGAATCGGCACAAATTATTGGTACGTTACGTACACTAGATTACGATATGCAGTCACAAATACATAAACGTATGAAAGAAATGATTCCTGCTATTGCTAAAGCATATCGTGCAGAAGCTGTTGTAGATATTGATGAAGGTTATCCTATTACTTATAACGACCCTGCACTTACTGCACAAGTCGTATCATCATTTGAAAAAGCGGCAGGAAAAGAAAATGTTATACTTATGAAGGCAATTACAGGAGCTGAAGATTTTTCATTCTTTCAAAAAGAAGTTCCTGGAGTATATTTCTTTTTAGGTGGGAAACCGGTATCTACACCTAGATCTGAAGCTGCTCCGCATCACACGCCAGATTTTTATATTGACGAAAGTGGTATGCTTTTAGGAGTTAAAACCTTTGTACAAATGTCTTTTGATTATTTGAATAACAACTAA